Proteins from a single region of Aureibacter tunicatorum:
- a CDS encoding phage tail protein — MSNSTKSYHQESHPLLQYQFLIKYTSKKGEVVLNAQSVSGLGFSMEQEGVDSTNGILRVPKGIQYEKLKIEKALFSETNYKGLLKDPYELFRNMYIQRDKSDVYIYLRNSLMDIQQSWVVKGAYPVSWKISDLNSRSSEVIITSIEFDYYKLIRVK; from the coding sequence ATGAGTAATTCAACTAAAAGTTATCATCAGGAGTCACATCCACTGTTGCAGTATCAATTTCTTATCAAATATACTAGTAAAAAAGGGGAGGTAGTATTAAATGCTCAAAGTGTATCAGGGCTTGGCTTTAGTATGGAGCAAGAAGGTGTAGATTCAACTAATGGTATATTAAGAGTACCTAAAGGCATACAATATGAAAAATTAAAAATCGAAAAGGCATTATTTTCAGAGACTAATTACAAAGGGCTTTTGAAAGACCCCTATGAATTATTTAGAAATATGTACATACAAAGAGATAAATCTGATGTATATATCTATTTAAGAAATTCACTAATGGATATACAACAAAGTTGGGTGGTGAAGGGAGCATATCCTGTTAGTTGGAAGATATCTGATTTGAATAGTAGATCAAGTGAGGTGATAATTACGAGTATAGAGTTTGATTATTACAAACTCATACGAGTAAAATAG